A window from Patescibacteria group bacterium encodes these proteins:
- the thpR gene encoding RNA 2',3'-cyclic phosphodiesterase encodes MKNRLFIGFDLSEPLKKRISNLIKSLKNKWPDLKYVKKENLHLTLIFLGQISDQDLWQTIETIQAVSRDFYPLSIESRGVELFPTLKKPKIISLSIKEKSKLNELKRKINDQLAFLNIARRENRIFRPHITLARIKKNNNKPDLKNTFLNFEERFNKIDIFESRLTKQGLVYNIIQSIKL; translated from the coding sequence ATGAAAAACCGGTTGTTTATTGGTTTTGACTTATCAGAGCCTTTGAAAAAGAGAATATCAAATTTGATAAAATCTTTAAAAAATAAATGGCCGGATTTAAAATATGTTAAAAAGGAAAATCTTCATCTGACTTTAATTTTTCTAGGACAGATTTCTGATCAAGATCTTTGGCAAACAATTGAAACCATTCAAGCTGTAAGCAGAGATTTTTATCCTCTGAGTATTGAAAGTAGGGGAGTAGAACTTTTTCCTACTTTAAAAAAGCCAAAAATTATATCATTAAGTATTAAAGAAAAAAGTAAACTAAATGAGTTAAAAAGGAAAATTAACGATCAATTAGCCTTTTTGAATATTGCCAGGCGGGAAAATAGAATTTTTAGACCACATATTACTTTAGCTAGAATCAAAAAAAATAATAATAAACCAGATCTAAAAAATACTTTCCTAAATTTTGAAGAGAGATTTAATAAAATAGATATTTTTGAAAGCCGCTTAACCAAGCAAGGATTAGTTTATAATATAATACAGAGTATTAAATTATGA
- a CDS encoding WecB/TagA/CpsF family glycosyltransferase, with translation MKNIKILGVKVTNIGLRELREKIKEYLNSNKQRFLTTVNPEIILKAHKNEDYKKILNKASLSLPDGFGLVLASRFKGQKIKKRITGNDLIEIICAQAEKESKTVYLLGGRKDVPAQASYQLKEKYPDLEIVGFDNSRIYSERIFSRGILKKIIHAKPDILLVALGAPKQEKWIARHLRKMISVKIAVGVGGAFDFLAGQIKRAPNFMQKMGLEWLWRLFWQPWRLFRIFNAVFRFSWVVIKNKKNE, from the coding sequence ATGAAAAATATAAAAATATTAGGAGTCAAAGTAACTAATATAGGTTTAAGAGAGTTAAGAGAAAAAATAAAAGAATACTTAAATTCAAACAAACAGCGTTTTTTAACCACGGTTAATCCGGAAATAATTTTAAAGGCTCATAAAAATGAAGATTATAAGAAAATATTAAATAAGGCCTCACTCTCGCTGCCGGATGGCTTTGGTTTAGTTTTAGCCAGTCGTTTTAAGGGACAAAAAATAAAAAAAAGAATTACTGGAAATGATCTAATCGAAATTATTTGTGCTCAGGCTGAAAAAGAAAGTAAGACTGTCTATTTATTGGGTGGAAGAAAGGATGTGCCAGCTCAAGCTAGTTATCAATTAAAAGAGAAATATCCGGATCTTGAGATAGTTGGCTTTGATAACAGCCGTATTTATAGTGAACGTATTTTTTCAAGAGGAATATTAAAAAAAATTATTCATGCCAAACCGGATATTTTACTGGTAGCTTTAGGCGCTCCTAAGCAGGAAAAATGGATAGCTAGACATTTACGGAAAATGATTAGTGTTAAAATTGCAGTTGGGGTCGGCGGGGCTTTTGACTTTTTAGCTGGTCAGATTAAAAGAGCTCCAAATTTTATGCAAAAGATGGGTTTAGAATGGCTCTGGCGGCTTTTTTGGCAGCCCTGGCGCCTATTTCGTATTTTTAACGCTGTTTTTCGCTTTTCTTGGGTAGTTATTAAAAATAAAAAAAATGAATAA
- a CDS encoding aromatic amino acid transport family protein, giving the protein MNKKYFYALATYTGTIVGAGIFGLPYVASRAGLTVMIIYLLIIAFMSLSAALLFGQVISATHGHHRLPGYVAKYMGNKWRHIAFFTTVIGLTGVLLTYIILGGEFLHGIFNPLIGGSILVYTLAYFALGAYLIFRQAKVVARIEIIMLVFIVLMVIIFLIFGWPEVNLNNIKLSGNNIFLPFGVLIFSLWGLSVMPEVVDMMEGEQKKVKSIVPTGILIAVLIYFVFIILVWGISGGNISTEAIPGLSVALGRKILLFGYIFGFLATFTSFISIGMVVKKIYWYDYRVPRNYAWFFALFIPLALYLLGMKDFIEVIGITGAFALGLEGIIILLLCLKTRKKCPKKAAYQYKLPTFVKVLFILLFATGVAFQIINLIKK; this is encoded by the coding sequence ATGAATAAAAAATATTTTTATGCTTTAGCTACTTACACTGGCACTATAGTTGGGGCTGGTATCTTTGGTCTGCCTTACGTGGCTTCAAGAGCCGGTTTAACCGTGATGATAATTTATTTACTGATTATAGCTTTTATGTCCCTGTCAGCGGCCTTGTTGTTTGGCCAGGTTATTTCAGCTACTCATGGCCATCATCGCTTGCCTGGTTATGTGGCTAAGTATATGGGCAATAAATGGCGCCATATTGCTTTTTTCACCACAGTGATTGGTCTAACTGGGGTTTTACTTACTTATATTATTCTGGGGGGAGAATTTTTACACGGTATTTTTAATCCTTTAATTGGCGGTTCAATTTTAGTTTATACTCTGGCTTATTTTGCCTTGGGAGCTTATTTAATTTTTCGCCAGGCTAAAGTAGTGGCCCGAATTGAAATTATCATGCTGGTTTTTATAGTTTTAATGGTTATTATTTTTTTAATTTTTGGCTGGCCCGAAGTTAATTTAAATAATATTAAATTAAGCGGCAATAATATATTTTTGCCTTTTGGTGTGCTTATTTTTTCCCTCTGGGGCCTGTCGGTTATGCCGGAAGTAGTTGATATGATGGAGGGTGAGCAGAAAAAAGTGAAAAGTATTGTTCCGACCGGAATATTAATAGCAGTTTTAATATATTTTGTTTTTATAATTTTAGTCTGGGGTATTTCTGGCGGAAATATATCAACCGAGGCCATTCCCGGGCTTTCAGTGGCTTTAGGCCGTAAGATATTACTCTTTGGCTATATTTTTGGCTTTTTAGCCACCTTTACTTCCTTTATTAGTATTGGTATGGTAGTAAAGAAGATTTATTGGTATGACTATCGTGTGCCTAGAAATTATGCTTGGTTTTTTGCTCTCTTTATTCCCTTGGCTCTTTATCTATTGGGAATGAAAGACTTTATTGAGGTTATTGGTATTACCGGGGCTTTTGCTTTAGGCTTAGAGGGTATTATTATACTTTTACTTTGTTTAAAAACTCGTAAAAAATGCCCCAAAAAAGCGGCTTATCAATATAAACTACCCACCTTTGTCAAAGTCTTATTTATATTACTTTTTGCTACTGGTGTAGCTTTTCAGATTATTAATTTAATTAAGAAATGA
- the gltX gene encoding glutamate--tRNA ligase, whose protein sequence is MILENNKEKIKVRFAPSPTGDPHVGGIRTALFNWLLARKEKGQFILRIEDTDQERYQADSVENIKKSLEWLGLNWDEGPYFQSKRTEKYQQAAQELISKEKAYYCFCSKQRLEKLRIRQAENKKPPKYDKHCLKLSPDEIKEKINQGEKYVIRLKIPEKGTTEFKDSIRGRVKFENQVLDDTILLKSDGFPTYHLANVIDDHDMGITHVIRAEEWLPSTPKHILLYQALGFEPPWFAHLPLILGRDNKKLSKRHGSVSILQYKEDGYLPAAILNFLAFLGWNPKTEKEFFSRSELIEAFSLNGVNKSGAIFNLDKLNWLNGYYIRQMDPQELKRVGEPFLKKEFKQIANEKNIDLVKLWEMSADRINTLKEINKLCDFVFEPKDYLPEILIPRKSNKTQAIKNLKLVESKLKDLSEKDFKADYLRDLFLNYIKENNLNTGELLWPFRVALSGKRASPDVFDMSELLGKELVLKKIDMAMDKLNIL, encoded by the coding sequence ATGATTTTAGAAAATAATAAAGAAAAAATAAAGGTCCGCTTTGCTCCTAGTCCGACCGGCGATCCGCATGTGGGTGGCATTAGAACGGCTCTTTTTAACTGGCTTTTAGCCCGCAAAGAAAAAGGCCAATTTATTTTACGTATTGAGGATACTGATCAGGAGAGGTATCAGGCTGACAGTGTGGAAAATATTAAGAAAAGTTTAGAGTGGCTCGGTTTAAACTGGGACGAGGGGCCTTATTTCCAATCAAAGCGTACCGAAAAATACCAGCAAGCGGCTCAGGAACTGATTAGTAAAGAAAAAGCTTATTATTGTTTTTGTTCTAAGCAAAGATTAGAGAAACTAAGAATCAGACAGGCTGAAAATAAAAAACCGCCCAAGTATGATAAACATTGTTTAAAATTATCACCGGACGAAATTAAAGAGAAAATTAACCAGGGTGAAAAATATGTTATCCGGTTAAAAATACCCGAGAAGGGGACTACTGAATTTAAAGACTCAATCCGGGGGCGGGTAAAATTTGAAAACCAGGTTTTGGATGACACTATATTACTCAAGTCAGACGGCTTTCCCACTTATCATCTAGCTAATGTAATTGATGATCATGACATGGGTATTACTCATGTCATCCGGGCTGAGGAATGGCTGCCCTCAACGCCTAAACACATTCTTTTATACCAGGCTTTAGGTTTTGAACCGCCCTGGTTTGCCCACTTGCCTTTGATCTTGGGTCGGGATAATAAGAAACTATCCAAGCGCCATGGCAGTGTTTCTATTTTACAATATAAAGAAGACGGATATTTACCAGCGGCTATTCTTAATTTTCTAGCTTTTTTAGGTTGGAACCCAAAGACCGAAAAAGAATTTTTCTCAAGATCAGAATTAATTGAAGCCTTTTCCCTGAATGGAGTTAATAAGTCCGGCGCTATTTTTAATCTGGATAAACTTAACTGGCTAAACGGTTATTATATCAGACAGATGGATCCGCAAGAATTAAAAAGAGTAGGGGAGCCCTTTTTAAAAAAAGAGTTTAAACAAATAGCTAATGAAAAAAATATTGACTTGGTCAAACTTTGGGAAATGTCAGCCGATAGAATTAATACTCTCAAAGAAATAAATAAGCTTTGTGATTTTGTGTTTGAGCCAAAAGATTATTTGCCGGAGATTTTAATTCCCAGAAAATCAAATAAAACCCAAGCTATAAAAAATCTTAAACTGGTAGAAAGTAAATTAAAAGATCTCTCCGAAAAAGATTTTAAAGCCGATTATTTAAGAGATTTATTTTTAAATTATATAAAAGAAAATAATCTTAATACTGGTGAATTGCTTTGGCCTTTTCGGGTGGCTTTGTCCGGCAAAAGAGCCTCGCCAGATGTTTTTGATATGTCTGAGCTTTTGGGTAAGGAATTGGTTTTAAAAAAAATAGATATGGCTATGGATAAGCTGAATATTCTCTAG
- a CDS encoding peptidoglycan DD-metalloendopeptidase family protein, with product MRQKQKFAKTKTNHKLGVVALIILAAFLFIPSVRALNINSKDLVSSLNELEESEEISEETQEYIDEVSQEIFEKRERISEINQQKEIYQQNVKEKQQEATSLKKEVNVLDNQIELTSLEISKKETEIEKIKLEMEQIRSEIKEKDEKINSQKDQISALIRQIFKNDKKSYLEIALLNKNFSEFYNEVKYLDSIQSNIKEELYKFKELKHDLKIQEENLSGKRNELDDYKAGLQNEKSDLSQQMDYQEILLDETMSTEAEYEALLEELKEEAQQTQTEISSLEKRARAKLAKENGEEYYGEFSGILAWPTDSRRITCGFHGAGYPYEKWLGPHAGMDIGVSQGSNVYAAGDGYVAIARKLDWKVDSYGHKRPAYNYINIIHNDEISTVYGHLSQVLVTEGDFVTKGQVIGRTGGLPGTAGAGSFSTGAHLHFEVRQVNTNGIPVPVDPAGYLF from the coding sequence ATGAGACAAAAACAAAAATTTGCTAAAACAAAAACTAACCATAAATTAGGGGTAGTAGCTCTTATAATATTAGCTGCTTTTTTGTTTATACCCAGTGTTAGAGCTTTAAATATTAATTCTAAGGACTTGGTTTCTTCTTTAAACGAGCTGGAAGAGAGTGAAGAAATTAGTGAAGAAACTCAGGAATACATTGATGAAGTTAGTCAGGAAATATTTGAAAAAAGAGAGCGTATTTCTGAGATCAATCAGCAAAAAGAAATTTATCAGCAAAATGTTAAAGAAAAACAACAAGAAGCGACTTCCTTAAAAAAAGAAGTTAATGTTTTAGATAATCAGATTGAACTGACAAGCTTGGAAATTTCAAAAAAGGAAACTGAAATTGAAAAAATAAAGTTAGAGATGGAACAGATTCGCTCAGAGATTAAGGAAAAAGATGAAAAAATAAACAGCCAAAAAGACCAGATCTCTGCTTTAATCAGGCAGATTTTTAAAAACGACAAAAAAAGCTATTTGGAAATAGCCCTTTTAAATAAAAACTTTTCTGAATTTTATAATGAAGTTAAATATCTTGATTCTATCCAGAGCAATATTAAAGAAGAGCTTTACAAATTTAAGGAGCTCAAGCATGACCTTAAGATTCAGGAAGAAAATTTAAGCGGTAAAAGAAATGAACTGGATGATTATAAGGCTGGTTTACAAAATGAAAAGTCTGATCTTTCCCAGCAAATGGATTATCAAGAAATTTTACTAGATGAAACAATGAGTACTGAGGCTGAATACGAAGCACTTTTAGAAGAATTGAAAGAAGAAGCCCAACAGACCCAGACAGAAATTTCCTCTCTGGAAAAAAGAGCTCGAGCTAAACTGGCTAAAGAAAATGGGGAAGAGTATTATGGTGAATTTTCCGGCATTTTAGCTTGGCCAACTGACTCCAGACGAATTACCTGCGGCTTTCATGGCGCTGGTTATCCTTATGAAAAATGGCTGGGACCACATGCTGGTATGGATATTGGGGTAAGCCAAGGTTCAAATGTTTACGCGGCTGGTGACGGTTATGTAGCTATTGCTAGGAAACTGGACTGGAAAGTGGATTCCTATGGCCATAAACGCCCGGCTTATAACTATATAAATATTATTCACAATGACGAAATATCTACTGTTTACGGCCATCTCAGTCAGGTTTTAGTTACTGAAGGAGACTTTGTCACTAAAGGACAAGTGATCGGTAGAACCGGGGGATTGCCCGGCACGGCCGGAGCTGGCTCGTTTTCTACCGGAGCCCACTTGCATTTTGAAGTGCGCCAGGTTAATACTAATGGTATCCCAGTTCCTGTTGACCCAGCCGGTTATTTGTTTTAA